A single Leptospira barantonii DNA region contains:
- a CDS encoding cation diffusion facilitator family transporter codes for MGHHHHHHSHNHSHDHSDHSHAHHHGSASKSLVIAIVLNLLYAGIEAGFGLWNGSLALISDAGHNLMDVSSLILALIAVKLQDKRPSPGFTYGWKKSSILMSLLNSILIFGTVLFIAYESIEKLSRPTPVPGGMIAIVAFIGVIVNFSSSLLFFKSKDEDLNMKGAYMHLLADGLVSVGVIISGLMIQWLDYIWIDPIVGIAVAVVIVYGNIPLFKQSLRLSLDSTPDTIQSETVEKELKSIEGVLNIHHVHIWSLSTTENALTAHLVLKNDLPWERQRVIKSKAREILKGLRIAHVTLETEEERENCGQKDCN; via the coding sequence ATGGGACATCACCACCATCATCATTCTCATAACCATTCTCACGATCACTCGGATCATTCCCACGCGCATCATCACGGAAGCGCGAGTAAAAGTCTCGTAATCGCGATCGTTCTCAATTTGCTTTATGCGGGTATAGAAGCCGGATTCGGCCTTTGGAACGGTTCCCTCGCTTTGATTTCGGACGCGGGGCATAACTTAATGGACGTAAGTTCTTTGATACTCGCGTTGATCGCCGTCAAACTTCAGGATAAAAGACCTTCTCCGGGTTTTACATACGGCTGGAAAAAATCGTCCATCCTCATGAGTTTACTCAATTCGATTTTGATTTTTGGTACGGTTCTTTTTATCGCTTACGAATCCATCGAAAAGTTATCCAGACCGACTCCGGTTCCGGGAGGAATGATCGCGATCGTCGCGTTTATCGGTGTGATCGTAAACTTCTCCTCTTCCTTGTTGTTTTTCAAAAGTAAAGACGAGGATCTGAACATGAAGGGCGCGTATATGCATCTTCTTGCGGACGGTCTTGTGTCCGTGGGTGTGATCATCTCCGGTCTTATGATCCAATGGCTGGATTATATTTGGATCGATCCGATCGTGGGAATCGCGGTCGCAGTGGTAATCGTCTACGGCAACATTCCTCTTTTTAAACAAAGTTTAAGGCTCAGTCTGGATTCGACACCCGATACGATTCAATCGGAAACCGTCGAAAAGGAACTCAAGTCCATAGAAGGTGTATTAAACATTCATCATGTTCATATTTGGTCCTTGAGCACGACCGAAAACGCTCTTACGGCTCATCTCGTTTTGAAAAACGATCTTCCTTGGGAACGTCAAAGGGTTATCAAGTCGAAGGCGAGAGAAATTTTAAAGGGACTTAGGATCGCGCACGTAACTCTGGAAACGGAAGAGGAACGAGAAAACTGCGGACAGAAGGACTGTAACTGA
- a CDS encoding SpoIIE family protein phosphatase → MSYQFRIFAYTFLLLSIFSTSLSAQDSIDLIKTCDSNGECKPKTWRILDRYEDRFLKEDFVPDKEWKRVESFPIWTNKFYPHKSKVHTFSFYTEFDLPRDFLKSSLEPGIRFGEIGEVFEVYINGKPIANEGEISANGVSFHRTVRGQVYEIDRKILKTENNRLLIKISGDPKFDHTGFYLTSGYDVGYYKDLIYKEQDRITLILIGIYITTGLYHLFLFIKRRKERYNLTFGLFALLIGLYIYTRSSPVFENPIDSTIIQRIELIGLYICISCYFTFMSQLFNGRTSRPIFYYSIFNALLTIPTFFAPMYICEYLLRVWQIGALFFAVPMNFYVLIRGIRHKLPAARRLFLGTVIITFTAFYDVLDSMFFNTGFAFSKYGFFFYVMGIATILAERFSELHAKTEELNANLEQRVEERTKELSETLENLSILKDQQDGDYFLTSLLINPLGQNNAESKNVRIEFFIKQKKQFHFKNRENEIGGDLCKTESIVLKGKRVTVFFNADAMGKSMQGAGGALVLGAVFKSIIERTRFSSFMKDLYPERWLKNAFIELHRVFESFEGSMLVSIVLGVIEDETGFAYYMNAEHPYSILYRDGIASFLGENHFYRKLGSQLVEGALSVQTFQFMPGDVLFNGSDGRDDILLENIDGKKNMNYDETRILRIVEESNGSLEKINSQLNREGVLTDDLSIMKIEWNGQVPKRVRIKLAKKDKKSLDKFFSDIQEGKQTHPAALKELSFSYFRLREYIKATFCAQEYLSAVPSDDIMLGYTSRMLRKAGDMNQAVDVGERLRTRDPKNARNLRNLIRAYKGLKNSDRISKLEEILRSLNGKKSFDPNSSN, encoded by the coding sequence ATGAGTTATCAGTTTAGAATTTTTGCATATACATTCCTCTTACTTTCGATCTTTTCGACTTCGCTTTCCGCACAAGACTCGATCGATCTTATAAAAACCTGCGATTCAAACGGAGAATGTAAGCCGAAGACCTGGCGTATTCTCGATCGATACGAGGACCGTTTTTTAAAAGAGGATTTCGTTCCCGATAAGGAATGGAAACGTGTCGAATCCTTTCCGATCTGGACGAATAAGTTTTATCCTCACAAATCCAAAGTTCATACGTTTTCGTTTTATACCGAATTCGATCTGCCTCGGGACTTTTTAAAAAGTTCTCTGGAACCCGGAATCCGTTTCGGAGAAATCGGAGAAGTTTTCGAAGTATACATCAACGGAAAACCGATCGCTAACGAGGGAGAAATTTCCGCTAACGGAGTTTCGTTTCACAGAACCGTTCGCGGTCAGGTTTACGAAATCGATCGTAAGATTCTAAAAACCGAAAACAACCGTCTTCTGATTAAAATTTCGGGAGATCCGAAATTCGATCATACGGGTTTTTATCTGACCTCGGGTTACGACGTAGGATATTATAAAGATCTTATATACAAAGAACAGGATAGAATTACCCTCATTCTGATCGGAATCTACATCACAACGGGGTTATATCATCTTTTTCTTTTTATCAAACGAAGAAAGGAACGATACAATCTTACGTTCGGTTTGTTCGCCCTTTTGATCGGACTTTATATCTACACAAGATCCTCTCCCGTTTTTGAAAATCCGATCGATTCCACGATCATCCAAAGGATCGAGCTGATCGGTTTGTATATCTGCATCTCCTGTTATTTTACGTTTATGAGTCAGTTGTTTAACGGAAGAACGAGCCGGCCGATTTTTTATTATTCGATCTTCAACGCCCTTTTAACGATTCCCACTTTTTTTGCTCCGATGTATATCTGCGAATATCTGTTGCGAGTTTGGCAGATCGGCGCGCTTTTCTTTGCGGTTCCGATGAACTTTTACGTTTTGATCCGCGGAATTCGCCATAAACTTCCCGCGGCAAGAAGATTGTTTCTGGGGACGGTCATCATCACCTTTACGGCGTTCTACGACGTATTGGATTCGATGTTTTTCAACACCGGTTTTGCGTTCAGCAAATACGGATTTTTTTTCTACGTAATGGGAATCGCCACAATTCTTGCGGAACGATTCAGCGAACTACACGCAAAAACGGAAGAACTCAACGCAAACCTCGAACAAAGGGTCGAGGAACGAACCAAGGAACTTTCGGAAACATTAGAAAATTTGAGTATTCTTAAGGATCAACAGGACGGGGATTATTTTCTTACTTCTCTTCTCATCAATCCTCTCGGTCAAAACAACGCGGAAAGCAAAAACGTTAGAATAGAATTTTTCATCAAACAGAAGAAACAATTTCATTTTAAAAACAGGGAAAACGAGATCGGGGGCGATCTTTGTAAAACCGAAAGTATCGTTTTGAAGGGAAAAAGGGTCACCGTTTTTTTCAACGCGGACGCGATGGGAAAATCCATGCAAGGTGCGGGCGGGGCTCTCGTTTTAGGAGCGGTTTTCAAATCCATCATCGAAAGAACAAGATTCAGCTCCTTTATGAAGGATCTTTATCCGGAAAGATGGCTCAAAAACGCATTCATAGAATTGCATAGAGTTTTCGAGAGTTTCGAAGGTTCCATGCTCGTATCGATCGTGTTAGGCGTGATTGAGGACGAGACTGGATTCGCGTATTACATGAATGCGGAACATCCGTATTCCATTCTTTACAGGGACGGAATCGCTTCCTTTCTTGGGGAGAATCATTTTTATAGAAAGTTAGGTTCTCAACTTGTGGAAGGCGCCTTGTCCGTTCAAACGTTTCAGTTTATGCCGGGGGACGTTTTGTTCAACGGCTCGGATGGAAGAGACGATATTCTTTTGGAAAACATAGACGGCAAAAAGAATATGAACTACGACGAAACGAGAATTCTCCGCATCGTGGAGGAATCGAACGGAAGTTTGGAAAAGATCAATTCTCAATTGAATCGGGAAGGAGTTCTTACAGACGATCTTTCCATTATGAAAATTGAATGGAACGGACAAGTCCCCAAAAGAGTGAGGATCAAACTCGCCAAAAAGGACAAGAAATCCTTGGACAAATTCTTTTCCGATATCCAGGAAGGAAAACAAACACATCCGGCGGCTTTGAAAGAGCTGAGTTTTTCTTATTTTCGTTTGAGAGAATATATTAAAGCGACATTCTGCGCTCAAGAATATCTTAGTGCCGTTCCTTCCGACGATATCATGCTCGGCTATACCTCGAGAATGCTCCGCAAAGCGGGTGATATGAATCAAGCCGTGGACGTGGGCGAAAGACTCAGAACCAGAGATCCGAAAAACGCGCGTAATCTTCGAAATCTCATTCGGGCTTACAAAGGTTTAAAGAACTCGGATCGTATTTCGAAACTTGAGGAGATTCTCCGTTCCTTAAACGGTAAAAAATCATTCGATCCGAACTCATCCAACTGA